The Desulfitobacterium chlororespirans DSM 11544 DNA window TCAAATCTGCCGTAAATTCTGCAATATGAATCATCTTGGTGGAGGAAGCGTTATCGAAACGGGTGCCTGTAATAGGGGATACCGGAACTTCCAGGAAATCAGCCGGTTCGTTCCAAGTACCCATATACTGATGAACAACCCTCCACATATGGCCGCACTCGCCGCCGATGATATACTTGACTCCAAGTCGTTTGGCTTCGGCATAGATCTTGGAATTTAGTCGTTTAGCCATTTCGTTGGAGGTAAAGAAACCGAAGTTTCCTCCTTCTGAAGCATAGGTGCTCCAAGTATAGTCCAGACCCAATTCATGGAAGAGCATCAGATAGCCCATACAGGTGTAGATTCCCGGTTCTCCCATCAAATCCCCGGAGGGAGTGACAAAAAGAATTTCTGCTCCTTTACGATTGAAGGTCGGCTCTACGCGAACCCCTGTGATATCTTCGATGTCATCACACATCATTTCGATATTACCTGTGATAGCATGGGGCTCCAGACCCAAGTGGTTACCCTTCATGAAACAATTAGCCACAGGGTTAGAAATCCAATGAATATTTAACCCTAAAAGGTTCAGTAATTCACGGCCAATAATGGTAATCTCCGCTTGGTCAATTCCATAAGGGCAAAAGACTGAGCAACGGCGACATTCAGTACATTGATAGAAGTAATACCACCACTCCTTAATAACGTCTTCAGTAAGATCTCTAGCACCGGCCAAACGACCGAGAAATTTACCGGAAGGAGTAAAATACCTTCTATAGACGGATCTTAAGAGTTCTGCCCTGAGCACGGGCATGTTCTTAGGATCCCCTGAGCCAATGTAGAAATGACATTTATCTGAACAGGCTCCGCAGCGAACACAGATATCCATCATGATTTTGAAAGAACGATACTTGTTTAATCTTTCACCGATTCCTTCGATAATCGTTGACTGCCAATTTTCCGGAAGCTGCCAATCTTCATCAGCCGGAGACCAGTCGCGAGCGTTGGGAAAGCCTACGATCTCTAAGTCTCTTCCCTTGGCGCCCCAGCAGAAGGTACCCGGTTCAAACGGGGTAGTGACAGGCGTATCCATCCATTCTGTGGAGCCGGGTTTATAATCTATCTTCGACAGTTCTTCCGACTTAGGGAGTTTATATTTTGCCATTTTTTAATTTCACTCCTTCTCCACCGGGATACCCGCCTTAATCATTTTGGTTCTGAAATCGTCCTCATACTCTTCATAAGTATGGACCTCAACGGGATAGTTCCAAGGGTTGATATGTCTTACCATACGGTTGTTGCTCTTCATATTCCGGGTCGGGTTCATAAAGATTCCACCCATATGCATCAGCTTGCTTAAGGGAAAATAGGCAAACAAGCAGCTGACAAAGAACAGGTGAATATAAAAGATGGTGCCGATTCCATCGGGGATATGAGGGGTGAAAGTGAGTAACCCAACGGCAAATTCCTTGATGCTGGCGATATCTACTCTGAATATATAGCGCATGAGTATTCCTGTGGCAGCGATTCCCATGAGAAGGAAGAGGGGGAAGTAGTCAGCGGCCAAACTGATGTATTTCACTTGAGGGGCCACAACTCTCCGCAGGAAGAGAAAAGTCAATGCGGCGACAATAAGCATGTCGGTAATATAGAGAGCAGGTAAACCAATCTGGAAGAAACTGTCCAGACTATCCAAGGAACTGATAACCGCCGGAACCGGCTCCAAAAACAATCTTAAATGACGAATGAGAATGATCAATAAGGACCAGTGAAACATCAGGCCAAAAAGCCACAGCCATTTGTTGGAGCCATGTGCCAATTGGGGGCCATTTTCTCCATTCCTCAGCTCGGTCTTGGAATTCCGGAATAAGGACCGGAAAAGTAAAACTTCCATCGCCATTCTGATAATGACTCCAAGGTTGGAGGTGGGGTTCTCAATCTTATTCTGCTTAACCCAGTCAAAGGATTTGCCTTGCCCGACCGTGGTTGGGATTCTAAAGGGCACAGGAGTACGGGCCCAGCCGATGATCCGGTAGATGAATCCTCCCAGGAATACGATGAGGGCTGCATAAGGAAGAACAATGCCAAATAGACCCTGTAAGTTGGCCATCCCAACTCCTACTAGAGGAATAAGCATCAATATTAATACAGCGATTAAAGAAAATAAGGCTTTCACGTTACAACCTCTTTTCTCTTGGTATTGACCAGAAAGGGTTCTGGTTCAGAATGTGGTTCCTCAGGTTCTGTATGGTCACGGGGTGTTACTAAATTCGCTTGCTGCAATAGCCGGTAGGTCTGATTTCTTATTTCCATCGTCTTGAGATCCGCTAGCTTATCGCGACATTCTGAATATATATCAAAAGAAGCAAGTGCTAACTGGTCAATTTGAGTTTCAAAGTCCAGAAGAGCTTTGGCTATACGCTCTTCTTCAGCCACCTTGCCCAGTTCTTCTCGAATTATCCTTTTTAAGAGGAACACAAAACTCACAGCCTGGGAAGCAGTAAAGCTCTGCACCGCTCTCACCTTAATCATATCCTTTAAAAATAAATGCACTTCATTCTCTTCACTTTCTTGGATTAAGGCTGTAAAGGTTTGCTCAATACCCTGGCTGATGGTGTTCCCGATAGGATTTGCAAACTCATCACGTTTTTCTTTTAAGAATCTTGCAGTCTCTTTGGGGTAAGTATTGATGATTTCACGACACCATTTTTCAATAATGGCGGATTGTTTTTCCGTGAGGAGACTTCTTAAGGTCTTATCCATATAAGCCAACTCCTTGGTGTTTTATTGAAAAAGGAGTTCTCTCGTTGCAGGAGGAGAACCTCCTGCAACGAGTTTCATTGAATAGTGTTGTTTCGGAAGGCTTAGTTTGGTTCTTTGACTTTACCTTTGAGGGCGATGAAGGTCGTGGTGATATAGAGATATTCCACCTTGTCCTCCATAGCAAGTTCTTTGACTGCTAAATCCACATCGCCTTTTTTCTCGCCGATTTGGGCAGCAATCTCCTTGCTTTTTGCTTTCTCAACGGTGTCCAGAAAAGCTAAGACCTTTTCCTTAATAACGGGGTCGGCAGCTCCTTTTTGCATATCCATTTCCCCCCTAAATATATTGAAAGTTTAATGGGAACGCTTAATATTTGAACGCGGCAGATGTACGGAAGGTTTCTCTGGAGAAGATGAAGTCGTCGATGAGTTTTGCGTTGAATTCGATACCGGTTAAGGTAAAGAATCTTTCCCAACCGATTCTCTCGATCCACTCGCCCATTTTCTCCCCTTTATGAGCATTGGCAGCATAGGTCTCGACGATATTGCGAACAGCATCGGTAACTTCCGGCCAACGGGGGGGGTTATTCGGCAGGAAGGGGATAACCATCCGTGAGAACATCGGATTGGTCCGCGCATTGGCGACCTTTCCACCAACCAAGATGGCAATTCCGTCGTTATCAGGGTCAATGATTTCCATACCGGGTGACATGGTGTAGCAGTTGCCGCAATACATGCACTTGGCATCGTTGACTACGACACTCTTTTCTTTAGGATTAGGACGGATAGCGCCTGTGGGGCAGCTGGCCACCAAGCTGGGAATTTCTGTTCCCTTGCGGATCTTCTCATGGTCAATACGTGGAGGTGTTCTATGAACACCAACAATAGCTATATCACTGCAGTGAGCAGCACCACACATGTTCAGACAGCAAGCCAAGCTGATTTTCAATTGAGCAGGTAATTTTGAGGAGACAAAATACTCATAGAGGTCATCCATAACGGCTTTAACCACGCCGGAGGCGTCGGTAGCCGGAGTATGGCAGTGAACCCAACCTTGAGTATGAACGATATTGCTGATGGAAGCGCCTGTACCGCCTACGGGAAGGCCTCTTTCGCCAAGAGCAGCAATCAAAGGTTCAACTTTAGCGGCATCGGATACTAAGAACTCAACATTATGACGAGCTGTGAAACGAAGGAAGCCGTCGCAATACTCATCAGCCAGATTACAAATTTCACGGATGAAATCTAAGGAGACAAGACGGGGGGAGCCAACGCGAACGCTGTATAATTCTGCTCCGCTTTCAGAAACGTGTTTCAGCACACCTGGTTTCGGATTTTCATGGTAGCGCCATTTTCCATAATTCTCATGAATGATGGGCGGCAGCTGCTCCTTATAATTTAGAGGCCCCTGATCTAAAATTGCCATTATTAACCACCTCTTACTTCTTTATTTCATCTTCTGGCCAGAAGACATAGGGGTTAGCACGTGGACGGTAAACCATTTGTGGTACAGCCGGTAAACCAATTGCCGTAAGGAAATTAGTCATACCCAGGCGATAGATAGTTTCCCCGATTCTCTCGCGGGTCTTACCGTTTTCATCCCACCATTCCCAGATACGGCCCATGAGATCTTTGAACTCTTCGAAGTCTCCTTCCATCTTCATGAAAGGCACGATGACCCAACCCATGAAGGCAGACTGAACGATTGTAGACTTACCACCGATAAGGATGGTTGCTCCTCTTTCTTTTCCAGGTGTGATGGCTTTGGGCATTCTGTTGATGCAATGCATACAACGTGTGCACTCTTCCGCTATAACGCTTAATTCTTGAGTTTCTGCATTGAATTTCAAGGCGTTTGTTGGGCAACGGTCACAAACGACGGCTTGGATATTCAGCCCTTCAGCAACATAAACTTTTACCGCTTCTTGGTCGATGATGAGACTATCTCTCCAGGTACCGATGATGGCGCAGTCAGAACGAGCGATCGATGCGGTACAGTCATTGGCGCAACCGGAGAATTTAAATTTAAATTTATAGGGCCACATGGGGCGGTGTAACTCATCTTGGTATTCGTTGGTGATGTTATAGCAAGCTTCTAAGGTGTCGTAGCAGGCATGCTCACAACGTCCTGGTCCAACGCAGCAGCTGGGAGATCTTAAGTCGGAACCGGATCCACCCAGATCAAAACCTTCTTCACTCAATTCATCAAAGATGGGTTGAAGTTGGTCAGTGGTTGTCCCAAGCAAAATTGCATCTCCAGTAGCTCCGTGGAAGTTCATAAGTCCACTTCCCCGTTTTTCCCAGATATCGCAGATAGTACGCAGGGATTGGGTGTTGTAGAACCAACCGCTTGGGGAATTGACACGTACTGTGTGGAAGGCAGCCAGGTTAGGATACTCTTCTGGTAAATCAGAGTAACGACCGATTACTCCACCGCCGTAACCTTTAACTCCAACGATACCACCGTGCTTCCAATGCCCTCTCTTTTCCTCATAGGATCTTTCCAAGAGATGAAGGAGTTCCTTCGAGGCTTTGTTTTTCACGGCAGCCTTTTTGATTTCCGTCACAAAGCTGGGCCATTGTCCTTTTTCTAACTCATCCAGTTGTGGCGTTCTGTTTTCAGCCATGACCTTACCTCCAATTCAAGAATTTCTTTTTATATATTTCTACATCTCTGTAATGGATGCAGCACCCGTTGGGCAAACAGATACACAACTTTCACAACCCATACATTCGGTTTCATCACCGACGACTTCGGTGATTTCCCCGTTGAATTTCAACAGATGTGCCGGGCAGGCATCTGCACAGGCATCGCAACCGGAACATGAATCGGGATCAATGGTTATGATGAACATCTTCCTTCACCACCTATCTATCTAATCCTTGTGTGAACTTACACTTTCCAAGTCCATTTAACTACGATTCAAGCTTGGTGTAAAATAGAGAATTCCAATCGTGCAATACAAAATACTCATTGTGTATTATTTAGCAATTACATATTCAGGGCAGGCTGCAAGGCTCCCCAGGTGGACATCCCTCCTTCCAGAAAACTGACATCCTGGAACCCCACTCCTTTAAGGAAGCAGGCTGCATCGTATCCGCGAATACCCAGCTCACAGAATGTGACCACTGGGCTGCCCTGAGGTATTTCAGCATATCGTTTCCTTAGTTCCCCTAAAGGTATCACTATGATATGGGAACCTTCCACAGGGTTGGCCTTGGTCTCATCTCCCTCGCGCACATCCACAAAGATGATGGATTTATCTTTTTCCAAGCGTTCAAGCAGTTCAAAGGGATTCACGGTATCCACAACCCCAAGTTGCTTGTTCTCCAAGGTATTGGCCGCATGAATCAAGACATCCATGGCCGTAGCGAAAGGCGGGGCATAGCTCAAATCCAAATTGCTGATATCCTTAACCGTTCCCTTGAATCTTAAGATGGTTATAAGGACATCCAATCGTTTAATAGCTTCTCCCGTACCGCAGACCTGAGCGCCCAGCAGCCGTCCGCTGGCTCTTTCAGCAATAAGCTTGATGGTCACTGCGCCATGAACGGGATAGTAATGAACTGCGTCAAGGCCGGTGCTTAGGCTTGTTATCACGTCATAGCCCAGCTCCCTGGCCTCTGACTCCCCCAGTCCCGTCCTTCCTACATTGAGCTCGAAGGCTTGAAAGACTGAAGTAGCGCAAATGGCTGGGAACTCTGAAGCCCTTCCGGCGATATTGTCGGCGATAACCCGTCCCTGCTTGTTGGCAGTCGATGCTAAGGGGACAAAAACCCGGCGGCCGGATAGCATATTGACCTGTTCGGCACAGTCGCCGCCGGCATAGATGCAGGGATCGTCGGTCTGCATATATTGGTTGACTTGAATGGCACCCGTTATGCCAATGGTCAGACCGGCTTGCCGGGCCAGCGTAACCTCCGGCCGTACTCCTACAGCGATAATAACTAACCCGGTGGCAATGGTCTCGTTCTCCAGGGCTACTCCATTGGCTTTCCCATCCTCATCTCCGGTCAACCCTTGGACAGGACAATTCAGTCTTAGATCAATCCCTCGGCTACGCATCTTGTGTTCGACGAGAAGGGCCATATCCGGGTCAAGCAGCTTGGGAACGACACTTCCTTGACTTTCGCACAGAGTGACTTTTAAGCGCGGTCCGGCGATGGCGTCGGCCACTTCAATGCCAATTAAACCTGCACCGATAATGGTGGCATGTTGGATCTTCTTTTCTTTGATCAGGGTTTTGATATTCACCGCATCATCCAAATGATGTACGGCATAAACGTTCTGGTACTGAATTCCGGAAATGGGCGGCGCCATTTCTTTAGCGCCTGTGGCCAGAACCAAAGCATCATAGTCCAGGTCACGTTCCTCACCTGTGGCAAGGTTCCGGATTTTGACTTTTTTCTGCTGACGGTCGATAGCCAGGGCCTCGGTCTGGGTTAATACATTGATACCCTTGGTATCCTCAAAGTATTGGGGGTCGCGAATCAACCCCGCCGAGGTCTTCATAAGATCTTCTATCTTGGGGACCAGGTTGCCCAAAAATAAGGGCAACCCGCAAGATCCATAGGAAACGATCTTCCCTCTTTCAATAACGGTTATTTCGGCGTCTATAGAAAGGCGTCGTAAGCGGGCTGCTACCTTAGGTCCTGTAGCGACTCCGCCAATAATCACAACTTTCACTTTACCACCTCATATTCTCTCGCCCCGCTGCGGGCAACAGGGTATGGCCTACTCTTCTCCCAGGAACTCAAAGAAAGGTGCCTTCAGATCAACCATAGCGTTGACGACCAATTCGATTAAGCCGCCATATTGGACATTGAACTTATCGGTTGCTTCGTAGTACTCCAGGAGCTCCCGCATGGTTCCTTTACAGTTGGAGCAAGGAGCACAGATGTATTTAACGATCTGAGGATCTTCAATAGTATCCTGAAAAGCATTGAGGATCTGAGCAAATTTCTTGCGGGCACTGATCTTTCTCGTGAAATCCGCGAAGTTCTGGCCATGCATGATGGCGAAACCGCTCCCGCCGCCGCAACAATAATTATCCACTCCATGAGGTGTCATTTCACGGAATTGGGGGGCAAGCTGATGCAGGACTTCACGCTGGGGCATCACAACCCCCATCTGTCTGACCACGTTACATGGGTCATGCAGAGTCACCGGGAAATTGTTCTTGCTTGGATCGAATTTGATGGCTCCTGATTTGACGATATCCCGCAATAAGGGGAAAAAGCTTTCCACAGGCACTTTATCCGAGCCGGGAATCATTCTGTCGGCCGATATGGCCGCCGCTTTATGGGCATGTCCGCATTCGCCTTCCACAACGCGTCTTACTCCCAGCTCCCTTGCTGCTTTCATTTGGGATACAGCAATCTTTTTGGCCTGGACATCATCATACCAAATCCCATAATTGACGCTGTCATAACCAATAATATCACTACTGAGGGTCCAGTTGAGTCCGGCCGCTTCAAAGAGAATAGCAAAAGCCATCGGGTTTTCCGGCCAAGCCACATATTCGCCGGCATTGTGGATCAAAAGAATATCCGCGCCTTTTTTATCAATGGGAATTTTTATTTTCAAGCCAAACTTATCTTCAATTTCTTCTTCCAAAAACTCTATATTGTCCAAAAAGGCCGCCTTAGTCATTCCGGTGGAGGAACCTGTCTTCAGCTGATTCTCCGTTCCTTTTTTGTGAATCGGGCTGGGGGCAATCCCCATCTCCATGCTGAAAATCTTGCGGATTTCTTTGGCCATGATGCCATTATCCAACCCCAGAGGACAGGTTTGGGCACAACGACGGCAAAGGTTGCATCGATAGGCGGATTCGCCAAGACGAGCGATACTTTCCCAGGTTGCCTCAAGGTCGGCGCCTACTAAACCGCCAAGCAATTTGCCGCTGGTAGTGAAGTACTTTTTATAGATTTTGCGCAGAGCCTCTACCCGGAAAATAGGCCGATAAAGTTCATTATTGCCGGACCCTTCATAGATGTGGCAGGCATTGGAACAGGTGTCGCATTTAGCACAGTACTCAAAGGAAAGCATTAAGGGCTGTCTCATGCCGTTGTTGGCGTCGGTGAAAAGCTTCTCCAAACCGCTCAAGAACTTACGGACAAACTCCTCTTCTTCCTCTTTGGATTTGGGGCGGGTCAAAGTATCAATGCCCACGAAGCCATCCAGGGAAGTACAGTATTTTTCACGCCATGCCGGTTTGACTTCCATGAAATCGGGTTCCATGCCGGGCTTATCATAAGGACGCGGCAAAGGCATAAGTTCTTCCATCGGGATCTGGACCAACTGCTCATCAGGTCTGTTTAAATCACTGGGTTTTAGGTCTTTATGATCTATCATTATGTCAATCTCCTCTCCTCGATTTCATTACCCCTACTTGGGGGCCTTTTCCGTAGGTGCAGGTGCACCGGCAATATGGGGAGCCGACCATTTGTTCTGCGGCTTATATTGAGCAGCCTGTTTGATTTTTTCCTCAACCTTGCTGCCCGCGAGATTCGGATCATTATCCCAGATAACCATATGGAAGCTGAAAAACTTGCCTACATAATGGCTCATCTTGCTTATAGGGATGTATATCAGCATAATTCCGGCCAGAATAATGTGAATCGTC harbors:
- the dsrA gene encoding dissimilatory-type sulfite reductase subunit alpha; the encoded protein is MAENRTPQLDELEKGQWPSFVTEIKKAAVKNKASKELLHLLERSYEEKRGHWKHGGIVGVKGYGGGVIGRYSDLPEEYPNLAAFHTVRVNSPSGWFYNTQSLRTICDIWEKRGSGLMNFHGATGDAILLGTTTDQLQPIFDELSEEGFDLGGSGSDLRSPSCCVGPGRCEHACYDTLEACYNITNEYQDELHRPMWPYKFKFKFSGCANDCTASIARSDCAIIGTWRDSLIIDQEAVKVYVAEGLNIQAVVCDRCPTNALKFNAETQELSVIAEECTRCMHCINRMPKAITPGKERGATILIGGKSTIVQSAFMGWVIVPFMKMEGDFEEFKDLMGRIWEWWDENGKTRERIGETIYRLGMTNFLTAIGLPAVPQMVYRPRANPYVFWPEDEIKK
- a CDS encoding FAD-dependent oxidoreductase; the encoded protein is MKVVIIGGVATGPKVAARLRRLSIDAEITVIERGKIVSYGSCGLPLFLGNLVPKIEDLMKTSAGLIRDPQYFEDTKGINVLTQTEALAIDRQQKKVKIRNLATGEERDLDYDALVLATGAKEMAPPISGIQYQNVYAVHHLDDAVNIKTLIKEKKIQHATIIGAGLIGIEVADAIAGPRLKVTLCESQGSVVPKLLDPDMALLVEHKMRSRGIDLRLNCPVQGLTGDEDGKANGVALENETIATGLVIIAVGVRPEVTLARQAGLTIGITGAIQVNQYMQTDDPCIYAGGDCAEQVNMLSGRRVFVPLASTANKQGRVIADNIAGRASEFPAICATSVFQAFELNVGRTGLGESEARELGYDVITSLSTGLDAVHYYPVHGAVTIKLIAERASGRLLGAQVCGTGEAIKRLDVLITILRFKGTVKDISNLDLSYAPPFATAMDVLIHAANTLENKQLGVVDTVNPFELLERLEKDKSIIFVDVREGDETKANPVEGSHIIVIPLGELRKRYAEIPQGSPVVTFCELGIRGYDAACFLKGVGFQDVSFLEGGMSTWGALQPALNM
- a CDS encoding RsbRD N-terminal domain-containing protein, with protein sequence MDKTLRSLLTEKQSAIIEKWCREIINTYPKETARFLKEKRDEFANPIGNTISQGIEQTFTALIQESEENEVHLFLKDMIKVRAVQSFTASQAVSFVFLLKRIIREELGKVAEEERIAKALLDFETQIDQLALASFDIYSECRDKLADLKTMEIRNQTYRLLQQANLVTPRDHTEPEEPHSEPEPFLVNTKRKEVVT
- a CDS encoding (Fe-S)-binding protein; the protein is MIDHKDLKPSDLNRPDEQLVQIPMEELMPLPRPYDKPGMEPDFMEVKPAWREKYCTSLDGFVGIDTLTRPKSKEEEEEFVRKFLSGLEKLFTDANNGMRQPLMLSFEYCAKCDTCSNACHIYEGSGNNELYRPIFRVEALRKIYKKYFTTSGKLLGGLVGADLEATWESIARLGESAYRCNLCRRCAQTCPLGLDNGIMAKEIRKIFSMEMGIAPSPIHKKGTENQLKTGSSTGMTKAAFLDNIEFLEEEIEDKFGLKIKIPIDKKGADILLIHNAGEYVAWPENPMAFAILFEAAGLNWTLSSDIIGYDSVNYGIWYDDVQAKKIAVSQMKAARELGVRRVVEGECGHAHKAAAISADRMIPGSDKVPVESFFPLLRDIVKSGAIKFDPSKNNFPVTLHDPCNVVRQMGVVMPQREVLHQLAPQFREMTPHGVDNYCCGGGSGFAIMHGQNFADFTRKISARKKFAQILNAFQDTIEDPQIVKYICAPCSNCKGTMRELLEYYEATDKFNVQYGGLIELVVNAMVDLKAPFFEFLGEE
- a CDS encoding 4Fe-4S binding protein, with translation MFIITIDPDSCSGCDACADACPAHLLKFNGEITEVVGDETECMGCESCVSVCPTGAASITEM
- the dsrM gene encoding sulfate reduction electron transfer complex DsrMKJOP subunit DsrM yields the protein MKALFSLIAVLILMLIPLVGVGMANLQGLFGIVLPYAALIVFLGGFIYRIIGWARTPVPFRIPTTVGQGKSFDWVKQNKIENPTSNLGVIIRMAMEVLLFRSLFRNSKTELRNGENGPQLAHGSNKWLWLFGLMFHWSLLIILIRHLRLFLEPVPAVISSLDSLDSFFQIGLPALYITDMLIVAALTFLFLRRVVAPQVKYISLAADYFPLFLLMGIAATGILMRYIFRVDIASIKEFAVGLLTFTPHIPDGIGTIFYIHLFFVSCLFAYFPLSKLMHMGGIFMNPTRNMKSNNRMVRHINPWNYPVEVHTYEEYEDDFRTKMIKAGIPVEKE
- the dsrK gene encoding sulfate reduction electron transfer complex DsrMKJOP subunit DsrK — its product is MAKYKLPKSEELSKIDYKPGSTEWMDTPVTTPFEPGTFCWGAKGRDLEIVGFPNARDWSPADEDWQLPENWQSTIIEGIGERLNKYRSFKIMMDICVRCGACSDKCHFYIGSGDPKNMPVLRAELLRSVYRRYFTPSGKFLGRLAGARDLTEDVIKEWWYYFYQCTECRRCSVFCPYGIDQAEITIIGRELLNLLGLNIHWISNPVANCFMKGNHLGLEPHAITGNIEMMCDDIEDITGVRVEPTFNRKGAEILFVTPSGDLMGEPGIYTCMGYLMLFHELGLDYTWSTYASEGGNFGFFTSNEMAKRLNSKIYAEAKRLGVKYIIGGECGHMWRVVHQYMGTWNEPADFLEVPVSPITGTRFDNASSTKMIHIAEFTADLIKHGKLKLDPSRNDHLRVTYHDSCNPSRGMGLLEEPRYIINNVCNNFYEMPESTIREKTFCCGSGSGLNASENMEERMRGGFARANAVKYVQDKHGVNMLANICAVDRAAFPALMDYWNPGVGVIGVHELVANALVMTGEKERTTDLRGEDLPEKGVTADE
- the dsrB gene encoding dissimilatory-type sulfite reductase subunit beta → MAILDQGPLNYKEQLPPIIHENYGKWRYHENPKPGVLKHVSESGAELYSVRVGSPRLVSLDFIREICNLADEYCDGFLRFTARHNVEFLVSDAAKVEPLIAALGERGLPVGGTGASISNIVHTQGWVHCHTPATDASGVVKAVMDDLYEYFVSSKLPAQLKISLACCLNMCGAAHCSDIAIVGVHRTPPRIDHEKIRKGTEIPSLVASCPTGAIRPNPKEKSVVVNDAKCMYCGNCYTMSPGMEIIDPDNDGIAILVGGKVANARTNPMFSRMVIPFLPNNPPRWPEVTDAVRNIVETYAANAHKGEKMGEWIERIGWERFFTLTGIEFNAKLIDDFIFSRETFRTSAAFKY